From a region of the Halobacteriovorax sp. HLS genome:
- a CDS encoding NUDIX hydrolase, protein MKKWITTSYIENFRSYVFNHFIAKRSNHDLSLSGEFDVLECPNWVVVIARDEHKKLLLVKQYRHGIDDFTLEGPAGVIDPGEDPIVSAKRELLEETGHESSDWTYLGKLSANPAFQTNFCHFFFADNCAYKMEQRLDPLEEIEIILVNQSEIKEMIANGEIHHSLYLAALGLYQLHFNSSLEFSS, encoded by the coding sequence ATGAAGAAATGGATTACAACTTCCTATATTGAAAACTTCCGCTCCTATGTATTCAATCACTTTATAGCAAAGAGAAGTAACCATGATCTTTCTTTAAGTGGTGAATTTGATGTTCTTGAATGTCCTAATTGGGTTGTCGTAATTGCGCGTGATGAACATAAGAAATTATTATTAGTTAAACAGTATCGTCACGGTATAGATGACTTCACTCTAGAGGGCCCTGCTGGTGTTATAGATCCTGGTGAAGACCCTATCGTAAGTGCCAAAAGAGAGCTACTAGAAGAGACTGGCCATGAATCAAGTGATTGGACATACCTTGGAAAATTAAGTGCGAACCCTGCTTTTCAGACTAATTTCTGCCACTTCTTCTTTGCTGATAATTGTGCTTACAAAATGGAGCAAAGACTAGACCCACTTGAGGAAATTGAAATAATACTAGTAAATCAATCTGAGATTAAAGAAATGATAGCGAATGGTGAAATTCACCACTCGCTCTACTTGGCCGCCCTGGGGCTTTATCAATTACACTTTAACTCTTCTTTGGAGTTTTCTTCGTAA
- a CDS encoding NYN domain-containing protein codes for MNKDVLISQSVAILVDGNNIERSIHSETKKESTMLNFDSLIPKLLDNRGLNRFIYFREGKNISSKLAERLHNNFHGSVRPCHKSADIPLSIKATQLAQKVDTIIIMSGDSDYIELVSHLKSEGVRVEIASVESTTSKLLVDEADYFHPITSEDWFTLKSPSKKSTKKKVTKKTPKKS; via the coding sequence ATGAACAAAGACGTACTAATCAGCCAATCCGTTGCGATTTTGGTGGATGGGAATAATATTGAGAGATCAATACATTCAGAAACAAAGAAAGAATCAACAATGCTTAATTTTGATTCTCTAATTCCAAAACTATTAGATAATAGAGGATTAAATCGCTTTATCTACTTTAGAGAAGGAAAGAATATCTCCTCAAAGCTCGCCGAAAGACTACACAACAACTTTCACGGCTCAGTAAGACCTTGCCACAAGAGTGCAGATATCCCGTTGTCTATTAAGGCCACTCAATTAGCACAAAAAGTTGATACGATTATTATAATGTCTGGTGACTCGGACTATATTGAACTCGTTTCACACTTAAAGTCAGAAGGGGTTCGAGTAGAAATCGCTTCAGTTGAATCAACCACTTCTAAACTTCTTGTCGATGAAGCTGACTACTTTCATCCTATTACTAGTGAAGATTGGTTCACGCTAAAATCACCTTCCAAGAAAAGTACGAAGAAAAAGGTTACGAAGAAAACTCCAAAGAAGAGTTAA